One window of the Herbiconiux sp. L3-i23 genome contains the following:
- a CDS encoding NADP-dependent oxidoreductase, with the protein MSTAVRFSAYGGPDVLELVQVDDPAPGPGEVKVAVVAAGANPGEIGIREGAMAELYPARFPEGQGSDFAGLVAAVGSDVTGFSAGDEVIGFSDGRNAQAEFVTVAADRLIAKPEGLDWHTAGSLYVVGTTAWACVDAVDAKEGDTVVVAGAAGGVGVLATQLAIGRGATVIAAASEARHDYLRGLGAVPVVYGDGLADRIRRAAPRGVDAMIDAHGGGYVDLAVELGVATSRINTIIDFDAAERTGASTKGQDSVEPAPVLRELARLLASRQVELPVYASFPLERVRDAYEQVAKGHGLGKVVIDIRPLAPRRVA; encoded by the coding sequence ATGTCGACAGCGGTCCGATTCAGCGCGTACGGCGGTCCCGATGTGCTCGAGCTCGTGCAGGTCGACGACCCGGCTCCTGGGCCCGGCGAGGTGAAGGTGGCCGTCGTCGCGGCCGGCGCGAACCCGGGCGAGATCGGCATCCGCGAGGGCGCCATGGCCGAGCTCTATCCGGCGCGGTTCCCCGAGGGGCAGGGCAGCGACTTCGCGGGTCTCGTCGCCGCGGTCGGCTCCGACGTGACCGGCTTCTCGGCCGGTGACGAGGTCATCGGTTTCAGCGACGGACGCAACGCCCAGGCCGAGTTCGTCACCGTGGCCGCCGACCGGCTGATCGCGAAGCCCGAAGGGCTCGACTGGCACACCGCGGGCTCGCTCTACGTCGTCGGCACCACCGCGTGGGCCTGCGTCGACGCCGTCGACGCGAAGGAGGGCGACACGGTCGTCGTCGCGGGAGCGGCGGGCGGCGTCGGGGTCCTCGCCACTCAACTCGCCATCGGGCGCGGCGCCACCGTGATCGCCGCCGCGAGCGAGGCGCGTCACGACTACCTCCGAGGGCTCGGCGCGGTGCCCGTCGTCTACGGCGACGGACTGGCCGACCGCATCCGACGTGCAGCACCCCGTGGGGTCGACGCGATGATCGACGCGCACGGCGGGGGATACGTCGATCTGGCGGTGGAGCTCGGAGTCGCGACGTCGCGGATCAACACGATCATCGACTTCGACGCGGCGGAGCGCACCGGCGCGTCGACGAAAGGTCAGGACTCGGTCGAGCCCGCCCCGGTGCTCAGGGAGCTCGCTCGGCTCCTCGCCAGCCGGCAGGTGGAGCTGCCCGTGTATGCCAGCTTCCCGCTCGAGCGCGTCCGCGACGCCTACGAGCAGGTCGCGAAGGGGCACGGGCTCGGCAAGGTCGTGATCGACATCCGCCCCCTCGCGCCCAGGAGGGTCGCGTAA
- a CDS encoding TatD family hydrolase: MSSSLPPMHLRGRDGGDRAELEYPPLPEALTVPVYDNHTHLEISDGANSLDYREHLDRASAVGVRGVVQVGTDLETSRWSAEIAANEPRMLAAVALHPNEAPDLAARGALHDALAEIEELAGRPRVRAIGETGLDFFRTGEDGRAAQFESFEAHIEIAKAYGLALQIHDRDAHDDVIDTLERVGAPEKTVFHCFSGDIELARTIADNGWYASFAGTVTFKNAQNLRDALEFLPRSQLLLETDAPYLTPTPLRGRPNAPYLLPYTLRFMADYLGTEASMLAAQISSNTELVYGSWDAEPPEPDLGTAGVVEPDPAPADLA; this comes from the coding sequence ATGAGCAGCTCCCTTCCTCCCATGCACCTGCGCGGCCGTGACGGCGGCGACCGGGCCGAGCTCGAGTACCCGCCTCTGCCCGAAGCGCTGACCGTGCCGGTGTACGACAACCACACCCACCTCGAAATCTCTGACGGCGCGAACTCGCTCGACTATCGCGAGCACCTGGATCGCGCTTCCGCGGTCGGCGTGCGTGGCGTCGTGCAGGTCGGAACCGACCTCGAGACGAGCCGCTGGTCGGCCGAGATCGCGGCCAACGAGCCGCGGATGCTGGCGGCCGTGGCACTGCACCCCAACGAAGCGCCCGACCTCGCCGCCCGTGGCGCGCTGCACGACGCACTCGCCGAGATCGAGGAACTCGCGGGGCGACCCCGGGTGCGCGCCATCGGCGAGACCGGGCTCGACTTCTTCCGCACCGGCGAAGACGGCCGTGCGGCGCAGTTCGAGAGCTTCGAGGCGCACATCGAGATCGCGAAGGCGTACGGCCTCGCGCTGCAGATTCACGACCGCGACGCCCACGACGACGTGATCGACACGCTCGAGCGGGTCGGTGCCCCCGAGAAGACGGTCTTCCACTGCTTCTCCGGCGACATCGAACTCGCCCGGACCATCGCCGACAACGGCTGGTACGCCTCGTTCGCGGGCACGGTCACGTTCAAGAACGCGCAGAACCTGCGTGACGCGCTCGAGTTCCTCCCGCGCTCGCAGCTGCTGCTCGAGACAGACGCCCCCTACCTGACGCCGACCCCGCTGCGCGGCCGCCCCAACGCCCCTTACCTGCTGCCGTACACGCTGCGGTTCATGGCCGACTACCTCGGCACCGAGGCGTCGATGCTCGCCGCGCAGATCTCGTCGAACACCGAGCTGGTCTACGGGTCGTGGGACGCCGAGCCGCCCGAGCCCGACCTCGGCACCGCCGGGGTCGTCGAGCCGGACCCGGCACCCGCCGACCTGGCATGA
- the rsmA gene encoding 16S rRNA (adenine(1518)-N(6)/adenine(1519)-N(6))-dimethyltransferase RsmA: MSATPSLLGPAEVRELAARLDVTPTKKLGQNFVIDANTVRRIVRLAGVRPGDRVVEVGPGLGSLTLGILEAGAEVVAVEIDPRLAAELPATVTAFAGDEGAARLTVIESDALKVTALPDPARFVANLPYNVSVPVLLHFLEHFPSIRSGVVMVQSEVGERIAAAPGSKVYGSPSVKAAWYGDFTIAGRVGRQIFWPVPNVDSVLVGFTRDDEQPGDEALRRSVFGLVDAAFGQRRKMLRQALSAPLGSSDRAIAVLEAAGVDPTARGERLTIDDFLAIARADEAAAS; encoded by the coding sequence ATGAGCGCGACCCCGTCGCTGCTCGGGCCAGCCGAGGTCCGCGAGCTCGCGGCGCGGCTCGACGTGACGCCCACGAAGAAGCTGGGCCAGAACTTCGTCATCGACGCGAACACGGTGCGGCGCATCGTCCGCCTCGCGGGCGTACGGCCGGGCGACAGGGTGGTCGAGGTGGGTCCTGGTCTCGGGTCGCTCACCCTCGGCATCCTCGAGGCGGGCGCGGAGGTGGTCGCGGTGGAGATCGACCCGCGCTTGGCGGCCGAACTGCCGGCGACGGTGACCGCGTTCGCGGGCGACGAGGGCGCCGCCCGCCTCACCGTCATCGAATCGGATGCGCTGAAGGTCACCGCACTGCCCGACCCCGCGCGGTTCGTCGCGAACCTGCCCTACAACGTGTCGGTGCCCGTGCTGCTGCACTTCCTGGAGCACTTCCCGAGCATCCGATCGGGCGTCGTGATGGTGCAGTCGGAGGTGGGGGAGCGCATCGCCGCGGCCCCCGGCTCCAAGGTCTACGGCTCTCCGAGCGTCAAGGCCGCCTGGTACGGGGACTTCACCATCGCAGGGCGGGTCGGACGCCAGATCTTCTGGCCGGTGCCGAACGTCGACTCGGTGCTCGTCGGTTTCACCCGCGACGACGAACAGCCGGGCGACGAGGCCCTGCGTCGGAGCGTGTTCGGCCTGGTCGACGCCGCGTTCGGTCAGCGACGCAAGATGCTGCGCCAGGCGCTGTCGGCACCGCTCGGTTCGAGCGACCGGGCGATCGCCGTGCTCGAGGCCGCCGGGGTCGATCCGACCGCGCGCGGAGAGCGGCTCACGATCGACGACTTCCTCGCCATCGCGCGCGCCGACGAGGCCGCCGCGTCCTGA
- the rsmI gene encoding 16S rRNA (cytidine(1402)-2'-O)-methyltransferase: protein MLVLAATPIGNLGDATGRLVETLKTATVIAAEDTRVVQRLMRGLGVESRPRLISLNDHNERERIGELVALAADADVLVVSDAGMPTVSDPGYRLVAAAVDAGVAVTALPGASAVPTALAVSGLPTDRFAFEGFPPRKQGERRALLASLARESRTLVFFESPQRLGDFLADLSETFGADRRVVVCRELTKLHEEVVRGTAADLAERFVDGARGEICVVVEGAAAAVVSLEDGVRQVLALVASGARLKEAASEVGAETGLSRRDLYEAALAARR from the coding sequence GTGCTCGTGCTCGCCGCAACGCCGATCGGCAACCTCGGCGACGCGACCGGCCGACTCGTCGAGACGTTGAAGACGGCCACCGTCATCGCCGCCGAGGACACCCGTGTGGTGCAGCGGCTGATGCGCGGACTCGGTGTCGAGTCCCGTCCTCGGCTCATCTCGCTGAACGATCACAACGAACGCGAACGCATCGGCGAACTCGTCGCGCTCGCCGCGGATGCCGACGTGCTGGTCGTGAGCGACGCGGGCATGCCGACGGTGTCCGATCCCGGGTACCGGCTGGTCGCGGCGGCCGTCGACGCCGGCGTCGCGGTTACGGCGTTGCCCGGTGCCTCCGCGGTGCCGACCGCGCTCGCCGTGTCCGGCCTGCCGACCGACCGGTTCGCATTCGAGGGGTTCCCACCGAGGAAGCAGGGCGAACGTCGCGCGCTTCTCGCGTCGCTGGCTCGCGAATCGCGCACCCTCGTCTTCTTCGAGTCGCCGCAGCGGCTCGGCGATTTCCTCGCCGACCTGTCGGAGACGTTCGGCGCCGACCGTCGTGTCGTCGTCTGTCGCGAGCTGACGAAGCTGCACGAAGAGGTCGTGCGCGGCACCGCCGCCGACCTCGCCGAGCGGTTCGTCGATGGAGCGCGCGGCGAGATCTGCGTCGTGGTGGAGGGCGCGGCCGCCGCCGTCGTGTCGCTCGAGGACGGGGTGCGCCAGGTGCTCGCGCTCGTCGCATCGGGTGCCCGGCTCAAGGAGGCGGCGTCCGAGGTCGGGGCCGAGACCGGGCTGTCCCGTCGCGACCTGTACGAGGCCGCTCTCGCCGCTCGACGCTGA
- a CDS encoding DUF3140 domain-containing protein, with translation MAEAQGLDEVWDDWKKSVNMTPSELTKWLDTDESKEVGDKSGGGESTGHKSGRRIIDLLQTKKADLSDDDVKWMKKVVGYVHRHSAQKPSGDIEHTAWRYSLMNWGNDPLKK, from the coding sequence ATGGCAGAGGCACAGGGACTCGACGAGGTCTGGGACGACTGGAAGAAGAGCGTCAACATGACGCCGTCCGAGCTGACGAAGTGGCTCGACACCGACGAGTCGAAAGAGGTCGGCGACAAGTCCGGCGGCGGCGAGTCGACCGGCCACAAGTCGGGCCGGCGCATCATCGACCTGCTTCAGACGAAGAAGGCCGATCTGAGCGACGACGACGTGAAGTGGATGAAGAAGGTCGTCGGCTACGTCCACCGCCACAGCGCGCAGAAGCCGAGCGGTGACATCGAGCACACCGCGTGGCGGTACTCGCTCATGAACTGGGGCAATGACCCTCTCAAGAAGTGA
- the metG gene encoding methionine--tRNA ligase, translated as MSSGDSFYITTPIFYPSDVPHIGHGYTEVAADVLARWHRQAGDDTWLLTGTDEHGQKMLRTAAAGGMTPGEWADRLVAESWIPLLKTLDIANDDFIRTTQPRHESGVQAFVSKLHDDGYIYTGEYEGYYCVGCEEYKQQSELVEGTGPFEGQLVCAIHSKPVELLQERNYFFRMSDFQEKLLALYEARPDFVQPESARNEVVSFVKQGLADLSISRSSFDWGIPIPWDSDHILYVWFDALLNYATAVGYGVDEKNFERRWPGVQLVGKDILRFHAVIWPAMLMAAGLEVPKHVFAHGWLLVGGEKMSKSKLTGIAPEQITDVFGSDAFRYYFMRAITFGQDGSFSWEDLSARYQAELANGFGNLASRVTAMITRYCDGVVPAEALPTDADLVVRRTVEKAVADSDAAIERFAIHEAIAAVWTIVDELNGYITEQEPWVLAKNPANRDRLSTVLYTAAEGLRALAVLLSPVIPKATAKLWTSLGAEQSVGALADQRLREAGRWGVLPAGSTVTKLEALFPRIEQEVEDAAAPTPAA; from the coding sequence ATGTCTTCCGGCGACTCCTTCTACATCACGACGCCGATCTTCTACCCGAGCGACGTCCCGCACATCGGCCACGGGTACACCGAGGTCGCCGCTGACGTGCTCGCGCGCTGGCACCGGCAGGCGGGCGACGACACGTGGCTGCTCACCGGCACCGACGAGCACGGCCAGAAGATGCTGCGCACCGCCGCGGCCGGGGGCATGACGCCCGGCGAGTGGGCCGATCGTCTCGTCGCCGAATCCTGGATCCCGCTGCTGAAGACTCTCGACATCGCCAACGACGACTTCATCCGCACCACGCAGCCCCGCCACGAAAGCGGGGTGCAGGCGTTCGTGTCGAAGCTGCACGACGACGGCTACATCTACACCGGCGAGTACGAGGGCTACTACTGCGTCGGCTGCGAGGAGTACAAGCAGCAGAGCGAGCTCGTCGAGGGCACCGGACCCTTCGAAGGGCAGCTGGTGTGCGCCATCCACTCGAAGCCGGTCGAGCTTCTTCAGGAGCGCAACTACTTCTTCCGCATGAGCGACTTCCAGGAGAAGCTGCTCGCCCTCTACGAGGCCCGGCCCGACTTCGTGCAGCCCGAGAGCGCCCGCAACGAGGTCGTCTCGTTCGTGAAGCAGGGACTCGCCGACCTGTCGATCTCGCGGTCGAGCTTCGACTGGGGCATCCCGATCCCGTGGGACTCGGACCACATCCTCTACGTCTGGTTCGACGCCCTGCTGAACTACGCGACCGCCGTCGGCTACGGCGTCGACGAGAAGAACTTCGAGCGCCGCTGGCCCGGGGTGCAACTCGTCGGCAAGGACATCCTCCGCTTCCACGCCGTCATCTGGCCCGCGATGCTGATGGCCGCGGGCCTGGAAGTGCCGAAGCACGTCTTCGCGCACGGCTGGTTGCTCGTCGGCGGCGAGAAGATGTCGAAGTCGAAGCTCACCGGCATCGCCCCCGAGCAGATCACCGACGTGTTCGGCTCGGATGCGTTCCGCTACTACTTCATGCGCGCGATCACCTTCGGTCAGGACGGCTCGTTCAGCTGGGAGGACCTGTCGGCCCGCTACCAGGCCGAGCTCGCGAACGGTTTCGGCAATCTCGCCTCCCGCGTCACCGCGATGATCACGAGGTACTGCGACGGCGTCGTCCCGGCCGAAGCCCTGCCGACCGACGCCGACCTCGTGGTGCGTCGCACCGTCGAGAAGGCGGTCGCCGACTCCGACGCCGCGATCGAGCGTTTCGCGATCCACGAGGCCATCGCGGCCGTCTGGACGATCGTCGACGAGCTGAACGGCTACATCACCGAGCAGGAACCGTGGGTGCTCGCGAAGAATCCCGCGAACCGCGACCGGTTGTCCACCGTGCTGTACACGGCGGCCGAGGGGCTGCGCGCGCTCGCCGTGCTGCTCTCGCCGGTGATCCCGAAGGCGACCGCGAAGCTGTGGACGTCGCTCGGAGCCGAGCAGAGCGTCGGTGCGCTCGCCGACCAGCGTCTCCGCGAGGCCGGACGGTGGGGTGTCCTGCCCGCCGGATCGACCGTCACGAAGCTCGAAGCGCTCTTCCCGCGCATCGAGCAGGAAGTCGAGGACGCCGCCGCCCCGACGCCGGCGGCGTGA
- a CDS encoding thioredoxin domain-containing protein, producing the protein MNRLGDAVSPYLRSHADNPVDWWRWGPEPFAEARERDVPVFISIGYATCHWCHVMARESFSDAGVAELLRERFVSIKVDREEHPDVDASYLTAAGAFTQNLGWPLTVFATPEGRTFFATTYCPPEPVAGHPSFRQVLDAVWEAWTQRRAQVDDISNGLAAAIVTSAAAPPGDASEVDFARVVSELAEYEDVQYGGFGGAPKFPVAPVVLMLQRVGDCPLLEPEPRAAAAGLARRMLEAMAQSPLRDPVEGGFFRYGTRRDWSEPHYERMLYDNALLLRAYAEEGDDVTAEGIVGFLRDVLRRDGGAFGSAQDSESLVDGVRSEGGYYGLSAGQRTGQPRPAVDGKVLTGWNGLAIGALAVAGRRAGRPDWVALAAEAADRLLEAHVRPDRFVRASLDGRESDAAAALEDYGMLARGLLDLALASGEAGYAVAARDLIDRVTDGDGIALPGGGDPTLASHGLGLPLDPSEGAYPSGLSQIASASLTLYELTGDRRYRRVAEKTLAPVAGLAASRPISMGGTLSVLADLRAPSRELLVVTEEADGPLARLALDAAGTTLVTIVSRAQAAAFAEAGFDLFAGRVPRHDRDVAYLCEDLVCRLPVSAPADLAALLVQRSPGGSSASPTTL; encoded by the coding sequence ATGAACCGACTCGGCGATGCCGTCAGCCCCTACCTCCGCTCGCATGCGGACAATCCCGTCGATTGGTGGCGGTGGGGGCCCGAGCCCTTCGCCGAGGCGCGCGAACGCGATGTGCCGGTCTTCATCTCCATCGGCTACGCCACCTGCCATTGGTGCCACGTGATGGCGCGCGAGAGCTTCAGCGACGCGGGCGTCGCCGAACTCCTCCGCGAGCGATTCGTCTCGATCAAGGTCGACCGCGAGGAGCATCCCGACGTGGATGCCAGCTACCTCACCGCCGCGGGTGCGTTCACGCAGAACCTCGGCTGGCCGCTGACCGTCTTCGCAACGCCCGAGGGGCGCACGTTCTTCGCCACCACGTACTGCCCGCCGGAGCCCGTCGCCGGGCACCCCTCGTTCCGCCAGGTGCTCGACGCGGTGTGGGAGGCGTGGACGCAGCGGCGGGCGCAGGTCGACGACATCTCGAACGGGCTCGCCGCCGCCATCGTGACCTCCGCGGCCGCGCCGCCGGGCGACGCGAGCGAGGTCGACTTCGCCCGCGTGGTCTCGGAGCTCGCGGAGTACGAGGACGTCCAGTACGGCGGATTCGGGGGCGCACCCAAGTTCCCCGTCGCACCGGTGGTGCTGATGCTGCAACGTGTGGGCGACTGCCCGCTGCTCGAGCCCGAGCCGCGCGCCGCGGCCGCGGGGCTCGCGCGGCGCATGCTCGAGGCGATGGCGCAGTCGCCGCTGCGCGACCCGGTCGAGGGCGGCTTCTTCCGTTACGGCACCCGCCGCGACTGGAGCGAGCCGCACTACGAGCGGATGCTCTACGACAACGCGCTGTTGCTGCGGGCGTACGCGGAGGAGGGCGACGACGTCACCGCGGAGGGCATCGTCGGGTTCCTGCGCGACGTCCTCCGCCGGGACGGCGGCGCGTTCGGGTCGGCGCAGGACTCGGAGAGCCTCGTCGACGGCGTCCGCAGCGAGGGCGGCTACTACGGGCTGTCGGCAGGGCAGCGCACGGGGCAGCCGCGCCCCGCGGTCGACGGCAAGGTTCTCACGGGATGGAACGGCCTCGCGATCGGCGCGCTCGCGGTCGCCGGCCGCCGTGCCGGACGCCCGGACTGGGTGGCGCTCGCCGCCGAGGCCGCCGACCGGCTCCTCGAGGCCCACGTCCGCCCCGATCGGTTCGTCCGCGCGAGCCTCGACGGCCGTGAATCCGACGCTGCGGCGGCCCTCGAGGATTACGGGATGCTGGCCCGTGGACTGCTCGACCTCGCACTCGCGAGCGGCGAGGCCGGTTATGCGGTCGCCGCGCGGGACCTCATCGACCGGGTGACCGACGGGGACGGGATCGCGCTTCCCGGGGGAGGCGACCCGACTCTCGCCTCGCACGGCCTCGGTCTGCCGCTCGACCCGAGCGAGGGCGCCTACCCGTCGGGGCTGTCGCAGATCGCGTCGGCATCGCTCACCCTGTACGAGCTGACCGGGGACCGCCGATACCGTCGCGTGGCCGAGAAGACTCTCGCGCCGGTGGCGGGGCTCGCGGCGTCGCGTCCGATCTCGATGGGTGGCACGCTCAGCGTCCTCGCCGACCTGCGGGCGCCGTCTCGCGAGCTGCTCGTCGTGACCGAGGAGGCCGACGGTCCGCTCGCGCGTCTCGCGCTCGACGCGGCGGGCACCACTCTCGTCACCATCGTGTCGCGGGCACAGGCCGCCGCTTTCGCGGAGGCGGGATTCGATCTCTTCGCGGGTCGGGTGCCCCGCCACGACCGCGATGTCGCCTACCTGTGCGAGGACCTCGTCTGCCGGCTCCCGGTGTCGGCGCCCGCCGACCTCGCTGCACTTCTCGTTCAGCGCTCGCCCGGCGGCTCTTCAGCTTCGCCGACCACGCTCTGA
- a CDS encoding DUF3060 domain-containing protein: MRRPLQSAVTIAAAALLLTACVPIPFGPRDAGSREGDGRDRDSSTPIPSASEAAPDGRCVDGEARITAPGEYRFDDCASIAIAGNDIDVDARRVEVFEIVGDRNEVDLTSVGTLTVSGNDNDADTDELGSLFLNGDRNEIDVDTVIAELTIRGNDNEIDADEVGAVTDEGDRNRVG, translated from the coding sequence ATGAGACGACCCCTGCAGTCCGCCGTCACGATCGCCGCGGCGGCCCTTCTGCTGACCGCCTGCGTTCCGATCCCGTTCGGACCCCGCGACGCGGGCTCGCGGGAGGGAGACGGTCGAGACCGCGATTCGTCGACCCCGATCCCTTCCGCATCGGAGGCGGCGCCGGACGGGCGTTGCGTCGACGGCGAGGCGCGCATCACCGCACCCGGCGAGTACCGCTTCGACGACTGTGCGAGCATCGCGATCGCGGGCAACGACATCGATGTCGATGCTCGGAGAGTCGAGGTCTTCGAGATCGTCGGCGATCGCAACGAGGTCGACCTCACCTCCGTCGGCACCCTCACTGTGAGCGGCAACGACAACGATGCCGACACCGACGAGCTCGGCTCGCTCTTCCTCAACGGCGATCGCAACGAGATCGACGTCGACACCGTCATCGCAGAGCTCACGATCCGCGGCAACGACAACGAGATCGACGCCGACGAGGTCGGGGCGGTCACTGACGAAGGCGACCGCAACCGGGTCGGCTGA
- a CDS encoding dolichyl-phosphate-mannose--protein mannosyltransferase translates to MSAAPTLREKTAGRGRWAVVAASPWWRWGGPIGVTILAAVLRLQSLGHPATLMFDETFYVKDAWTILNLGYEGSWPDGADESFNSGDVDVFRTTASYPAHPPLGKWLIALGIAALGPTDPTGWRLSVAVAGILGVVLLMLIAQRMWRNTTLTVLAGGLFAIDGHAIALSRVGLLDNFVMLFGLLGFGAVLLDRLGADRRLDRWLDKGAGAAASRWGPALWNRPWLIAAGAAFGLMTAVKWSGLYFLAFFALYTVAADALQRRRAGIPLWAWGTLLKQAPVTFVLMVPIALVAYLASWSGWFLTSGGYDRNWIADGGERWTGALAWVPDVLQNLWHWHAGIYAFHNGLSASHPYATPAILWPLLARPTQIYYQGSANGENGCGFDYCSEIVWSIANPILWWAACAAALYLLYRFIRHREWLSGLVLTGIAAGYLPWLLYPTRTMFQFYAIAFEPSLLLCLVATLGIVLGILPAGPHSRPAASSVDGGDSPPSAWTSAMARMRAIVPASWSELAVRRRFVVVFLALVVAVSAFFYPLWTGMQTPFWFWTLHVWLPSWV, encoded by the coding sequence GTGAGCGCCGCCCCCACTCTCCGCGAGAAGACCGCGGGCCGAGGCCGGTGGGCGGTCGTCGCGGCGTCACCGTGGTGGCGCTGGGGTGGGCCGATCGGCGTCACGATCCTCGCCGCCGTCCTGCGCCTGCAGAGCCTGGGGCACCCGGCGACGCTGATGTTCGACGAGACCTTCTACGTGAAGGACGCGTGGACGATCCTCAACCTCGGTTACGAGGGCTCCTGGCCCGATGGAGCCGACGAGTCGTTCAACTCGGGCGACGTCGACGTCTTCCGGACGACGGCCTCCTATCCCGCGCATCCGCCGCTCGGCAAGTGGCTGATCGCGCTCGGCATCGCCGCACTCGGGCCGACCGACCCGACCGGGTGGCGGCTCTCCGTCGCGGTCGCGGGCATCCTCGGCGTCGTCCTGCTGATGCTGATCGCCCAGCGGATGTGGCGCAACACGACACTCACGGTGCTGGCCGGCGGTCTGTTCGCGATCGACGGGCACGCCATCGCGCTGTCACGGGTCGGCCTGCTCGACAACTTCGTCATGCTGTTCGGACTCCTCGGCTTCGGCGCGGTGCTGCTCGACCGCCTGGGCGCCGACCGGCGTCTCGACCGGTGGCTCGACAAGGGAGCCGGTGCGGCGGCGTCGCGCTGGGGTCCCGCGCTGTGGAACCGGCCCTGGCTCATCGCCGCAGGCGCCGCGTTCGGGCTGATGACCGCGGTCAAGTGGTCGGGGCTCTACTTCCTGGCCTTCTTCGCGCTCTACACCGTGGCCGCGGATGCGCTGCAGCGCCGCCGGGCGGGCATCCCCCTGTGGGCCTGGGGGACGCTGCTGAAGCAGGCGCCGGTCACGTTCGTGCTGATGGTCCCGATCGCACTGGTGGCGTATCTCGCGAGCTGGTCGGGGTGGTTCCTCACGAGCGGCGGCTACGACCGCAACTGGATCGCCGACGGCGGCGAACGCTGGACCGGTGCTCTGGCCTGGGTGCCCGACGTCCTGCAGAACCTATGGCACTGGCACGCCGGCATCTATGCGTTCCACAACGGGCTGAGCGCGAGCCACCCCTACGCGACGCCCGCCATCCTCTGGCCGCTGCTCGCGCGTCCGACGCAGATCTACTACCAGGGCAGCGCGAACGGCGAGAACGGCTGCGGCTTCGACTACTGCTCCGAGATCGTCTGGTCGATCGCGAACCCGATCCTCTGGTGGGCGGCATGCGCCGCCGCGCTCTACCTGCTGTACCGCTTCATCCGTCACCGGGAGTGGCTGTCGGGTCTGGTACTGACCGGGATCGCCGCCGGGTATCTGCCGTGGCTGCTCTACCCGACCCGCACGATGTTCCAGTTCTACGCCATCGCGTTCGAGCCCTCCCTGCTGCTCTGCCTGGTGGCGACGCTGGGGATCGTGCTCGGGATCCTTCCCGCGGGCCCGCACTCGCGTCCAGCCGCTTCCTCCGTCGACGGAGGTGACTCTCCTCCGAGCGCGTGGACGTCGGCGATGGCCAGGATGCGCGCCATCGTTCCAGCGTCATGGAGCGAACTCGCGGTCCGGCGACGCTTCGTCGTGGTGTTCCTCGCGCTCGTCGTCGCGGTCAGTGCCTTCTTTTATCCGCTGTGGACGGGGATGCAGACGCCGTTCTGGTTCTGGACGCTGCACGTCTGGCTGCCCAGCTGGGTCTGA
- a CDS encoding sulfite exporter TauE/SafE family protein has product MGEEVKTRRPWALLLVVGAIGGVLSGAFGVGGGIVMVPLLVWLARMDQKAASATSLAAIVPASIVGSIGYLLEGEVDLLAAAALAVGAVPGSLIGTWLLRRINVVVLRWLFIALMIVVAIRMLVGEVQRGDDIDRPWWVLLILVGVGLLVGIASGLFGVGGGVIAVPVLIVGFGAGDLVAKGTSLVMMIASSVVGSASNLRAGTVDLRAGLLVGVAATATSYLGVLLALVMSPQVSAILFAVLLLVSAAQLTQRTVRGHLAARALRRREDPDPA; this is encoded by the coding sequence GTGGGTGAAGAGGTGAAGACGCGGCGGCCCTGGGCGTTGCTGCTGGTGGTCGGTGCGATCGGCGGAGTGCTCTCCGGAGCGTTCGGCGTGGGTGGCGGCATCGTCATGGTGCCGCTGCTCGTCTGGCTCGCCCGCATGGACCAGAAGGCCGCATCGGCCACGTCGCTCGCCGCGATCGTGCCCGCCTCGATCGTCGGATCCATCGGCTACCTGCTCGAAGGCGAGGTCGACCTCCTCGCCGCCGCCGCTCTCGCCGTCGGCGCCGTGCCCGGCTCGCTCATCGGCACCTGGCTGCTGCGCCGCATCAACGTGGTCGTGCTGCGCTGGCTCTTCATCGCCCTGATGATCGTGGTCGCCATCCGGATGCTCGTCGGCGAGGTGCAGCGCGGCGACGACATCGATCGACCCTGGTGGGTGCTGCTCATCCTCGTCGGCGTCGGCCTGCTCGTCGGCATCGCATCGGGCCTGTTCGGCGTCGGCGGGGGAGTGATCGCCGTTCCCGTGCTCATCGTCGGCTTCGGCGCCGGCGACCTCGTCGCGAAGGGCACCTCCCTCGTCATGATGATCGCCTCGAGCGTCGTCGGCAGCGCATCCAACCTTCGCGCCGGCACCGTGGATCTGCGCGCCGGGCTCCTCGTCGGGGTCGCCGCCACCGCGACGTCGTACCTCGGGGTGCTGCTCGCCCTCGTCATGTCGCCGCAGGTGTCGGCGATCCTGTTCGCCGTCCTGCTGCTGGTCTCGGCAGCCCAACTCACCCAGCGCACCGTGCGCGGTCATCTCGCGGCTCGCGCATTGCGCCGACGAGAGGATCCCGACCCCGCATGA